The following are encoded in a window of Streptomyces sp. Go-475 genomic DNA:
- a CDS encoding DUF3592 domain-containing protein codes for MEILFYIVPLLMIAVASCGVVVVIRRSVRVSRAWNSGLTAEARCLRTYATTSGGGDSSVRTTLHHVYEFTTRDGRGVRFEEHGGPGTTLEGDIVTVHYPADRPEHATARPPARGKLVAGTGCLLAFLGTFIVFAIGFMVVTYAMFSAVGDFPQP; via the coding sequence ATGGAGATCTTGTTCTACATCGTGCCTTTGCTCATGATCGCGGTCGCCTCCTGTGGCGTGGTCGTGGTGATCCGCCGTTCCGTGCGGGTCAGCCGCGCCTGGAACAGCGGCCTGACCGCGGAGGCCCGCTGTCTGCGGACGTACGCCACGACGAGTGGGGGCGGCGACAGCTCGGTGCGCACCACTCTGCACCATGTGTACGAGTTCACCACGCGTGACGGCCGCGGCGTCCGCTTCGAGGAGCACGGCGGACCGGGGACGACCTTGGAGGGTGACATCGTCACCGTGCACTACCCGGCGGACCGCCCGGAGCACGCCACGGCCAGGCCCCCGGCGCGGGGGAAGCTCGTCGCGGGCACGGGATGTCTGCTCGCCTTCCTCGGCACGTTCATCGTCTTCGCCATCGGCTTCATGGTGGTGACGTACGCGATGTTCTCCGCCGTGGGCGACTTCCCGCAGCCGTAG
- a CDS encoding lytic polysaccharide monooxygenase, protein MRTRTKLSAAAVGLATTGALVLSSGGASGHGYTDLPVSRQKLCQNGTVTNCGAIQWEPQSVEGPKGFPASGPADGQICNAGLGHFGQLSAPRTPSGGAWPATKVTGGQNHTFRWQFTAMHATTDFRYYITKPGWNQNHNLSRSDLNLTPFFTVPYHGQRPPSTLSHTGRLPSGLSGRHVIVAVWTIADTANAFYACSDVTF, encoded by the coding sequence ATGCGCACAAGGACCAAGTTGTCCGCAGCCGCGGTGGGACTGGCCACGACCGGAGCCCTCGTACTCTCCTCCGGCGGCGCCAGCGGCCACGGCTACACCGACCTCCCCGTCAGCAGGCAGAAGCTCTGCCAGAACGGCACCGTGACCAACTGCGGCGCCATCCAATGGGAACCGCAGAGCGTCGAGGGCCCGAAGGGCTTCCCGGCCTCCGGTCCCGCCGACGGGCAGATATGCAACGCCGGCCTCGGCCACTTCGGCCAGCTCAGCGCACCCCGGACCCCGTCCGGCGGCGCGTGGCCCGCCACCAAGGTGACGGGCGGTCAGAACCACACCTTCCGCTGGCAGTTCACGGCCATGCACGCCACGACCGACTTCAGGTACTACATCACCAAGCCGGGCTGGAACCAGAACCACAACCTGTCCCGGTCCGACCTCAACCTCACGCCGTTCTTCACCGTGCCGTACCACGGGCAGCGCCCGCCGTCGACCCTCTCCCACACGGGCAGGCTGCCGTCCGGGCTCAGCGGACGGCACGTCATTGTCGCGGTGTGGACGATCGCCGACACGGCCAACGCGTTCTACGCCTGCTCGGACGTCACCTTCTGA
- a CDS encoding SPFH domain-containing protein, which yields MNTTTSHTSEPDGPAEGPARPGRLIQNEATTEIPVHLLFRDDPDPATVALKPAVVSRRQGTGEQPRLRRAVAAAPRPVPQVDPDLVERPARVLPGAAGVLAGACGAAGCVATSWWAGVLPPLALEALRLPAHAGAGLGPAQWAAYAGAAALGLFGFGGLARGRTGRAWVLDLFGRYRGTVRRSGLLWVNPLLLRRRVDVRLRHWRSEPVPAADAGGVALRVVVLVVWRVRDTARATLGVEDHETYLRECVEAALARVPVEMPGGAKGAGDAAAEALTRLVAGDGAPVGLEVFSVQPVRVEYAPEVAAAMHRRRIAALDAQHRASVLTSVVDSVEDTVTRLTMRGLVELDDYERKALVKDLTVAFCAGRGETTP from the coding sequence ATGAATACGACCACTTCCCACACGTCCGAGCCCGACGGACCGGCCGAGGGGCCGGCCCGGCCCGGCCGGCTCATCCAGAACGAGGCCACCACCGAGATCCCCGTCCACCTGCTGTTCCGGGACGACCCCGACCCGGCCACGGTGGCGCTGAAACCCGCGGTGGTGAGCCGCAGGCAGGGCACGGGCGAACAGCCGCGCCTGCGGCGCGCGGTCGCCGCGGCGCCGAGGCCCGTGCCGCAGGTCGACCCCGACCTGGTGGAGCGGCCGGCCCGGGTGCTGCCCGGTGCGGCGGGCGTGCTGGCAGGGGCGTGCGGGGCGGCCGGATGTGTGGCCACCTCCTGGTGGGCCGGGGTGCTGCCGCCGCTCGCCCTGGAGGCGCTGCGGCTGCCGGCGCACGCCGGGGCCGGGCTCGGTCCGGCGCAGTGGGCGGCGTACGCGGGGGCCGCGGCGCTCGGGCTGTTCGGGTTCGGCGGGCTGGCCCGGGGCCGGACCGGGCGGGCCTGGGTGCTGGACCTCTTCGGCCGCTACCGGGGGACCGTCCGGCGCTCCGGCTTGCTGTGGGTCAATCCGCTGCTGCTGCGGCGCCGGGTGGACGTACGGCTGCGGCACTGGCGCAGCGAGCCGGTGCCCGCGGCCGACGCGGGCGGCGTCGCGCTGCGGGTGGTCGTCCTGGTGGTGTGGCGGGTGCGGGACACCGCGCGGGCCACGCTGGGGGTCGAGGACCACGAGACGTATCTGCGCGAGTGCGTGGAGGCGGCGCTGGCCCGGGTTCCGGTGGAGATGCCGGGCGGGGCGAAGGGGGCCGGGGACGCGGCGGCCGAGGCGCTGACCCGGCTGGTGGCGGGGGACGGGGCACCGGTCGGCCTGGAGGTGTTCTCGGTGCAGCCGGTCCGGGTGGAGTACGCCCCCGAGGTGGCCGCCGCGATGCACCGCCGCCGGATCGCGGCGCTGGACGCCCAGCACCGGGCGAGCGTGCTCACCTCGGTCGTCGACTCGGTGGAGGACACGGTGACCCGGCTGACCATGCGGGGCCTGGTCGAACTCGACGACTACGAGCGGAAGGCGCTGGTGAAGGACCTGACGGTGGCGTTCTGTGCCGGGCGCGGGGAAACGACCCCGTGA